One region of Primulina tabacum isolate GXHZ01 chromosome 1, ASM2559414v2, whole genome shotgun sequence genomic DNA includes:
- the LOC142545889 gene encoding cysteine-tryptophan domain-containing zinc finger protein 3-like, translating to MEETELEEGEALCYNGVENSTIDPDVAFSYIGEKLRDVLGHFQKDFEGGVSAENLGAKFGGYGSFLPTYQRSPSRSHANTAPEIQENSIPNSAKRFHLEDQTQSSSASRSVSPTARLHAASGKTMLMGNSLKVDVDLPFRQVNESSLNLGVSKKSVKTSGQRILKVRIKVGSDKVSTQKNADIYNGLGLVVSPSSLLDESPATSKPPSHNLLDLQEGSPISILQTMTSFYGGLLLSPLSEDLIHLMDKGNLGVIGESELDKMGTKKSGMLVNGSLSSRCDQKVTERKKWKPSESDSSFTELKNHMSSSDKNYSVSALKKENETDIDTVECDELVSSALKLPLLSNSHYASDVVIGMDGDFISSGMAGKKCLDAEPAQDICRAEKLTESLGLSTGFSEIKKGKFDSGIAARSLHNVRKAEKALASGEYESNDCKGTEDNSAEPIDSLKQFPVQKEGSGSEKGSKSALKKSSSGAHRKLVRVPSISSKVAYMSKDKLNVDFSLSSKRGKSSHPDSDSLVSKNESHDLRKEKHGDLGFENDNESISGEMSFTGRIKDHQHMSRISESDYHDGLKDNCNKLKSENPHSLEVCSMSASHRIPPGNGPSSEAPTGIAAPLNEDWVSCDNCGKWRLLPLGTNPKSLPNKWLCRMLTWLPGMNRCSVPEEETSNALRAQALYHPSASFQLNQINNSLGTSVTVPSVQTHNDNKQEPLVNCSDTVMNSMTRSKRESDLDGSRASKRLKENEQFDYEKRISDHGGASIKASSSINSLKPEIHTPSTSDYRLLHSSIHDNKDSVRKRKGEEHHGSQSHVKPLSFSGHCQQRSGEFVDEMCESDHMKEKKARVSNSRNQQNGHYLSNSQAEDYLKGDKSLVRSSVTANSSSSKVSGSRKPKAFAQEVKGSPVESVSSYPLRFYNADKVTSTRKNLIGKDDFQDSHSLTGMSPKRFSAGEDDRGNDQTGMVKKDAVVCDIPLGDKHSASEKYSFEQCQIEGKTNAGLAHGSVYHLKKREKGLASHKDKTQTSGSDSGKEKIKAFDSSRDYLYHGRDEEKYKSRRNKFDDESSPPGKAEKFVCKKDTAGGTLSESSKGRRGQIKYEGHDGQEVTIKRHNLLQEHDDNKLRKKSDQVEVNENGNSLSLPPLARIQTETVASLHPVSGSHKENIEKSAFGNDDALKASRQSIKPENQNVQPSSSRNPKLHKARDAEVPSPVRRDSNSQAANNALKEAKDLKHLADRLKHCGSGESNGLYFEASLKFLHAASLLESGSTEGSKHNDVHSMNIYSSTAKLCEFCAHEYEKSKDMATAALAYKCTEVAYMRVVYSSHSRASRDRNDLQTSLQIFPPGDSPSSSASDVDNLNHASADNSTGLTKVGEPGSHVITSQNRSGFLRLLNFAQDITFALEASRKSRNAYAAASSKLEETLHADGITSLKKALDFNFQDVQGLLRLVRVSMEVINS from the exons ATGGAAGAGACCGAGCTTGAAGAAGGCGAGGCACTGTGCTATAATGGTGTAGAAAATTCCACGATTGACCCTGATGTTGCTTTCTCGTACATT GGGGAGAAACTCCGAGATGTTTTGGGGCATTTCCAGAAAGATTTTGAAGGTGGCGTTTCAGCTGAGAATTTGG GTGCAAAATTTGGAGGCTATGGTTCCTTTTTACCTACTTATCAGAGATCTCCATCTAGGTCCCATGCAAATACTGCTCCAGAGATCCAGGAAAATAGTATACCAAATTCCGCGAAAAGGTTTCATTTGGAG GATCAGACACAAAGCTCATCAGCTTCAAGAAGTGTTTCGCCGACTGCAAGGCTTCATGCCGCTTCAGGAAAAACCATGTTGATGGGAAATTCCTTGAAAGTAGATGTAGACTTACCGTTTAGACAAGTTAATGAATCCAGTTTAAACCTTGGAGTCTCCAAGAAATCTGTCAAAACTTCTGGTCAGAGAATTCTGAAGGTCCGAATCAAAGTTGGATCTGATAAAGTTTCAACACAAAAGAATGCTGATATCTACAACGGACTTGGTCTTGTAGTTTCTCCATCTTCTTTGTTAGATGAAAGTCCTGCCACTAGTAAACCACCGAGTCATAATCTTTTGGATTTGCAGGAGGGCTCTCCTATCAGTATTCTTCAG ACAATGACATCCTTTTATGGGGGTCTACTTTTATCTCCTCTATCAGAGGATTTGATTCATCTGATGGATAAAGGAAATCTTGGAGTAATTGGTGAATCTGAACTCGACAAGATGGGCACTAAGAAATCTGGGATGTTGGTAAATGGATCTCTTTCTAGTAGGTGTGATCAGAAAGTCACAGAGCGGAAAAAATGGAAGCCATCTGAAAGTGATTCTTCTTTCACCGAATTAAAGAATCATATGAGCAGCAGTGATAAGAATTATTCCGTCTCTGCTCTGAAGAAGGAAAATGAAACTGATATCGACACAGTAGAGTGTGATGAACTTGTATCCAGTGCTTTGAAACTTCCACTTTTATCGAATTCACACTATGCCAGTGATGTGGTAATAGGGATGGATGGAGATTTTATCTCCTCTGGAATGGCAGGGAAGAAATGTTTGGATGCTGAACCTGCTCAAGATATTTGCAGAGCTGAAAAGTTAACTGAAAGTCTGGGATTGTCAACTGGGTTTTCAGAAattaaaaaaggaaaatttgACAGCGGCATCGCTGCTCGCTCTCTGCACAATGTACGTAAAGCAGAAAAAGCTCTTGCTTCAGGTGAATATGAGTCAAATGATTGTAAGGGGACAGAAGACAACAGTGCTGAACCGATTGATTCCTTGAAACAGTTTCCTGTTCAGAAGGAAGGATCTGGTAGCGAGAAAGGTTCAAAATCAGCTCTCAAGAAGTCATCTTCTGGGGCCCACAGGAAACTAGTAAGAGTTCCCAGCATAAGTTCTAAAGTTGCATATATGTCAAAAGATAAGTTGAATGTTGATTTTTCTTTGAGTTCTAAAAGGGGGAAGAGTTCTCATCCTGACAGTGACAGTCTCGTGTCTAAAAATGAATCACATGATCTGCGAAAGGAAAAACACGGAGACTTGGGATTCGAAAATGATAACGAATCCATTTCAGGTGAAATGTCATTTACTGGAAGGATAAAGGACCATCAACACATGAGTAGAATAAGTGAGAGTGATTACCATGACGGATTAAAAGATAATTGTAACaaattaaaatctgaaaatcCACATTCCTTGGAAGTATGCTCCATGTCGGCTTCTCATAGAATCCCTCCTGGAAATGGGCCGAGTTCTGAAGCTCCAACTGGAATAGCTGCTCCTCTTAATGAAGATTGGGTCTCTTGTGACAACTGTGGGAAATGGAGACTTCTTCCGCTGGGTACAAATCCCAAGAGTCTTCCAAATAAATGGCTTTGTAGGATGCTTACCTGGCT GCCTGGGATGAACCGATGTAGTGTCCCAGAGGAGGAGACAAGTAATGCATTAAGGGCCCAGGCCCTTTACCACCCTTCTGCTTCATTTCAGCTCAACCAGATAAACAATTCTCTGGGAACTTCTGTAACGGTGCCTTCAGTTCAGACACACAATGATAATAAACAAGAGCCACTTGTCAATTGTTCTGATACAG TTATGAATTCGATGACAAGGAGCAAACGAGAGTCTGATTTGGATGGTTCTAGAGCATCTAAAAGACTGAAGGAAAATGAGCAGTTTGATTATGAAAAGAGGATTTCTGATCATGGCGGAGCTTCCATAAAAGCAAGTAGCTCTATTAACAGTTTGAAGCCAGAAATACATACACCTAGTACATCAGATTATCGTCTGCTGCATTCAAGCATACATGATAACAAGGATTCCGTTAGGAAGAGGAAAGGAGAGGAACATCATGGTTCTCAAAGTCATGTGAAGCCTCTTTCATTTTCAGGACACTGCCAACAACGCTCTGGTGAATTTGTGGATGAAATGTGTGAAAGTGACCATATGAAAGAAAAGAAAGCTAGAGTTTCCAATTCTAGAAACCAGCAAAATGGGCATTATCTGAGCAATTCTCAGGCTGAAGATTATTTGAAAGGTGATAAGAGTTTGGTTCGATCTTCTGTTACTGCCAATTCAAGTTCTTCCAAGGTATCTGGCTCACGTAAACCTAAAGCCTTTGCCCAGGAAGTTAAAGGGTCCCCAGTTGAATCAGTGTCTTCATATCCTTTGAGATTTTATAATGCTGATAAGGTCACTTCTACGAGAAAGAACCTCATTGGAAAAGATGATTTTCAGGATTCTCACTCCCTGACTGGCATGAGCCCGAAAAGGTTTTCAGCTGGTGAAGATGACAGAGGGAATGATCAAACAGGGATGGTGAAAAAAGATGCAGTTGTATGTGATATTCCCTTAGGTGATAAGCATAGTGCTTCTGAGAAGTATTCTTTTGAGCAATGCCAAATAGAAGGAAAAACAAATGCAGGCCTTGCTCATGGTAGTGTATATCACTTGAAGAAGCGGGAGAAGGGGCTGGCTTCACATAAAGATAAGACTCAAACTTCTGGATCTGACTCAGGTAAAGAAAAAATCAAGGCGTTTGATTCTTCACGTGATTACTTGTATCACGGGCGTGATGAGGAGAAGTACAAGAGTCGAAGAAACAAGTTTGACGATGAATCCAGCCCTCCAGGTAAGGCCGAGAAGTTTGTTTGCAAAAAAGATACTGCAGGAGGAACTTTAAGTGAGAGCAGTAAAGGAAGAAGAGGTCAGATAAAGTATGAAGGTCATGATGGCCAAGAAGTTACCATAAAAAGGCATAATCTTCTGCAGGAACATGACGACAATAAATTACGCAAGAAAAGTGACCAGGTTGAGGTTAATGAAAACGGTAACTCACTCTCACTTCCACCCTTAGCAAGAATTCAGACTGAAACAGTTGCTAGTCTCCATCCTGTCTCTGGATCTCATAAAGAAAACATCGAAAAAAGTGCATTTGGTAATGATGATGCATTAAAGGCATCAAGACAGAGTATAAAACCTGAGAACCAGAATGTTCAACCCAGTAGCTCTAGGAATCCAAAATTGCACAAGGCTCGGGATGCTGAAGTCCCAAGTCCTGTTCGTAGGGATTCCAATAGTCAGGCTGCTAATAATGCTTTGAAAGAGGCAAAGGACCTCAAACACCTGGCTGATCGTCTCAAG CATTGTGGATCAGGGGAAAGTAATGGGTTATACTTCGAAGCTTCCCTCAAATTTCTCCATGCCGCCTCATTGTTAGAATCTGGAAGCACTGAAGGCTCGAAGCATAATGATGTGCACTCAATGAATATATACAGCAGCACTGCAAAGCTTTGCGA GTTTTGTGCTCATGAATATGAAAAGTCAAAAGACATGGCTACTGCTGCTTTGGCATATAAATGCACCGAGGTTGCTTATATGCGAGTAGTTTATTCTTCACATTCCAGAGCAAGCAGAGACAGGAATGATTTGCAAACTTCTTTGCAGATTTTTCCCCCAG GTGACTCTCCTTCTTCCTCTGCTTCTGATGTGGACAACTTAAACCACGCGTCTGCAGACAATTCTACCGGCTTAACCAAGGTTGGAGAACCTGGTAGCCATGTCATCACTTCACAAAATCGTTCTGGTTTCTTGCGGCTCCTCAACTTT GCTCAGGATATTACCTTTGCATTGGAAGCCTCGAGGAAATCAAGAAATGCTTACGCTGCTGCTAGTTCAAAACTCGAAGAAACCCTGCATGCAGATGGCATCACTTCCCTCAAAAAGGCACTTGATTTCAACTTCCAAGATGTACAAGGTTTATTGCGCCTTGTGCGAGTCTCAATGGAAGTCATAAATAGTTGA
- the LOC142519206 gene encoding bifunctional protein FolD 2-like has product MSDHKATIIDGKLIAQIIQSEISAEVRHLSQTYGKVPGLAVVVVGQGKNSQSYVDMKRRACDEVGIRSIVLNLPEEVPEAELISKVHELNADPDVHGIMLQLPMPKHISEGKILSEISLDKDVDGFHPSHIGKLAMKGIDPLFVPCTPKVCLELLSRSGISVRGKKAVVVGRSNIVGLPVSLLLLKEDATVTVVHSRTKEPERIIREADIIIAAAGQATMIKGSWIKPGAAVIDVGRNAVDDPSKKSGYRLVGDVDFHEACKVAGCITPVPGGVGPVTFALLLKNTLDGAKRLIEL; this is encoded by the exons ATGTCAGATCATAAAGCCACAATCATTGATGGTAAACTAATAGCCCAGATAATACAGTCTGAAATCTCCGCTGAAGTGCGCCATCTCTCTCAGACTTATGGCAAA GTGCCCGGATTAGCTGTGGTGGTCGTTGGGCAAGGGAAGAATTCACAAAGCTATGTGGATATGAAAAGGAGGGCTTGCGATGAAGTCGGAATCAGGTCCATAGTACTGAATCTGCCAGAGGAAGTACCCGAGGCAGAACTAATCAGCAAAGTCCATGAATTGAATGCGGATCCTGATGTTCATG GTATAATGCTGCAGCTTCCTATGCCTAAACATATCAGTGAAGGGAAAATTTTGAGCGAAATATCCCTTGACAAAGACGTCGATGGATTTCATCCTTCGCATATTGGCAAGTTAGCGATGAAAGGCATAGATCCTTTGTTCGTCCCTTGCACCCCAAAG GTTTGCCTAGAGCTTCTATCGCGGAGTGGCATCTCCGTCAGAGGAAAGAAGGCTGTAGTCGTGGGTCGAAGTAACATAGTTGGCTTACCAGTTTCCCTGCTACTTCTGAAAGAAGATGCCACTGTTACCGTGGTTCACTCCCGCACCAAGGAACCAGAGCGTATAATTCGTGAAGCTGACATTATCATTGCTGCAGCAGGGCAAGCAACCATG ATAAAGGGCAGCTGGATCAAGCCAGGTGCTGCGGTTATCGACGTTGGGAGAAATGCTGTGGATGACCCGAGTAAAAAGTCCGGTTACAGGCTCGTGGGAGACGTGGACTTCCACGAAGCGTGCAAGGTAGCTGGATGCATTACGCCGGTTCCAGGTGGCGTTGGACCGGTGACCTTCGCGTTGCTGCTGAAGAATACCTTGGACGGAGCCAAGCGGCTTATTGAGCTCTGA